A region of Pseudomonas putida DNA encodes the following proteins:
- a CDS encoding Ig-like domain-containing protein: protein MNKWPRFIFNTLSLSIAMVGGANAALQGFDPGPYTLATGRFPMWYQDFNNVKLELCLSKTVSSRAPGNAAAPGYMCTIPAEGGFNPAEPIIFPNNWPGESFWFTADGSVGDRTFGIEQYVAALEAVAGEGEIIDGEQHNFARIRIRAAVPTAGMYTVRHPYGTKVYVVATPGRRAINDTSDIGIATLNYSGALQGALGPFLYSASAPNSLTNEAGTEITRYFTETNPETGLQEKFVGDPNLADQVRGSPVLDAEGNPQNYLEISGPAGTLRSNLFAISGKIYDDRTQTPVEVERITYQRDSNGSQIEVFADSFRTNSSTQAVTPAASTVCYRTTLILTGTPPGPCLPNANLLTDNNGYFYTTFATSAAPPSVVVLTASELGGVSKPTSVSRTPVDVVKVSTAQYDPANRRLTITASSSDKVLNPGLVAQGYGPLPADGTLVVNDLSQPPESVTVKSAAGGADSEPVTVTGIVEVPSGNEKPLAVADTVSTNAGVPITINVLANDSDPDNDTPLTIGSFVPPAAGQGTVVLNGTTSLTYTPPATNAPLQATFSYIARDSKGLDSEPGTVTVNVTPNPVPVATNDTAASQGGTLTLNVLLNDSGSTPLTVIILSQPAAGQGSVSTDGTVVTYTAPQNVTSAFATTFTYQVRDSLGTLSAPATVTVQVTPQVTQETLVVTTAVARARANDRLTWDLSGTSSAVVGNTLTIQVTTSNGLVTLGTATVPISGRWRLSTTTTGVVPSAAPTVTIRSSLGTVRTVPVVIQ from the coding sequence ATGAACAAATGGCCACGCTTCATATTCAACACACTGAGCCTGTCCATCGCCATGGTGGGCGGTGCCAACGCCGCGCTGCAGGGTTTCGACCCGGGGCCCTACACCCTCGCCACCGGCCGGTTCCCCATGTGGTATCAGGACTTCAACAATGTGAAGCTGGAGCTCTGCCTGTCCAAGACAGTCAGCTCCCGTGCGCCGGGCAACGCAGCTGCCCCCGGCTACATGTGCACCATTCCTGCAGAAGGCGGCTTCAATCCCGCCGAGCCCATCATCTTCCCGAATAACTGGCCAGGTGAAAGCTTCTGGTTCACCGCTGACGGCAGCGTCGGTGACAGAACCTTCGGCATCGAGCAGTACGTTGCTGCACTGGAAGCGGTGGCCGGCGAAGGCGAGATCATCGATGGGGAACAGCACAACTTCGCGCGCATCCGTATCCGCGCCGCCGTTCCCACCGCGGGGATGTACACCGTGCGCCATCCGTACGGTACCAAAGTGTACGTCGTTGCCACGCCAGGGCGGCGGGCAATCAACGATACCAGTGATATCGGCATCGCCACGCTCAACTATTCGGGGGCCTTGCAGGGAGCCCTCGGGCCGTTCCTGTACAGCGCGTCTGCCCCCAATAGCCTGACCAATGAAGCCGGCACGGAAATCACCCGCTACTTCACCGAGACCAACCCGGAAACCGGCCTGCAGGAGAAGTTCGTCGGCGACCCGAACCTCGCTGACCAGGTGCGCGGCAGCCCGGTCCTTGATGCCGAGGGCAACCCACAGAACTACCTGGAGATCTCCGGCCCTGCGGGCACACTGCGCAGCAACCTGTTCGCTATCTCCGGCAAGATCTACGATGACCGCACCCAGACGCCGGTGGAAGTGGAGCGCATCACCTACCAGCGTGACAGCAACGGCTCGCAGATCGAAGTATTTGCCGACTCGTTCCGTACCAACAGCAGTACCCAGGCAGTGACGCCGGCTGCTTCGACAGTGTGCTACCGCACCACCCTGATCCTGACCGGCACACCACCAGGACCGTGCCTGCCCAACGCGAACCTGCTGACGGACAACAACGGCTACTTCTACACCACCTTCGCCACCTCTGCGGCGCCGCCATCAGTGGTGGTACTGACAGCAAGCGAATTGGGTGGCGTGAGCAAACCCACGTCGGTTTCACGCACGCCTGTCGATGTGGTGAAAGTCAGTACGGCTCAATACGACCCAGCCAATCGCCGCCTGACCATCACCGCGAGCTCCAGTGACAAGGTCCTTAATCCTGGCCTCGTCGCCCAGGGATACGGTCCTCTGCCAGCAGACGGCACGCTGGTGGTCAATGATCTGAGCCAGCCACCGGAAAGCGTTACGGTCAAGTCGGCTGCCGGCGGAGCGGACAGCGAACCGGTGACCGTTACCGGCATCGTCGAGGTTCCTTCCGGCAACGAGAAACCCCTTGCCGTGGCGGATACCGTCAGCACCAACGCAGGCGTACCGATCACCATCAACGTGTTGGCCAATGACAGCGATCCCGACAACGACACGCCGCTGACCATCGGCAGCTTCGTACCACCGGCGGCCGGCCAGGGTACGGTGGTGCTCAATGGCACCACCAGCCTGACCTACACACCACCGGCCACCAATGCCCCGCTGCAGGCGACCTTCAGCTACATCGCCAGGGACAGCAAGGGCCTCGATTCGGAGCCTGGAACGGTCACGGTCAACGTGACCCCGAACCCGGTACCGGTCGCCACTAACGACACTGCAGCCAGCCAAGGCGGAACGCTGACGTTGAATGTGTTGCTCAACGACTCTGGCAGTACGCCCTTGACCGTCATCATCCTGTCCCAGCCGGCAGCGGGCCAGGGCAGTGTCAGCACCGACGGCACAGTGGTGACCTACACCGCACCGCAGAATGTCACCAGCGCCTTTGCCACCACCTTCACCTACCAGGTCCGAGATTCGCTCGGAACGCTCTCGGCACCCGCCACCGTCACCGTGCAGGTTACACCGCAGGTGACGCAAGAAACCTTGGTAGTCACCACCGCCGTGGCACGGGCGCGCGCCAACGACCGCTTGACCTGGGACCTGTCTGGGACCTCCTCGGCGGTAGTCGGCAATACGTTGACCATTCAAGTTACAACCTCCAATGGGCTGGTCACGTTGGGCACCGCTACAGTCCCGATCAGCGGCCGCTGGCGGCTGTCGACCACCACCACGGGCGTGGTACCGAGCGCTGCCCCAACGGTCACGATCCGCTCCTCGCTTGGAACGGTGCGCACAGTGCCGGTGGTCATTCAGTAG
- the mnxG gene encoding manganese-oxidizing multicopper oxidase MnxG, producing the protein MAEAAVQCQRILVANVVAMDQPLMFNRLGAHNPNGMMYALRGDVVDTNGVLITQGGSATPGQVTLRPDKRPRPLVLRVAAGDCLTVNLQNLLAFQANPNGQGTDHENAANGELHVDAQVADRHVGFQVNGLQAFGSINDISANSGRNDNTLLAPGQSRSYTLYAEREGTFAATSYGATFGSEGSSGNVGNGLFAQVVVLPKGGQAYQNTVTEEEMRLATRGRTPAGQPIIDYQARYPVLEPWISEGKAGKPILSMVDGSEIIASNADAVIMGPNADGSFPPTTYPLESQGKRNPSLPNRLEPFRDFAAVFHDQSAVVQAFPGFWGDPVFGQMLDPTRDAFMVNYGSGGMGAEVIANRVGVGPMHDCLSCAYEEFFLSAHTTGDIAMQVDVPANIGLELLAPGQVPPADSVGIKASMALYPAEPSNVAHSYLGDAVKVRNISVGYEQHVFHLHGHQWLFNPNDDNSDYMDAQGVGPGSGYTYEIANGGSGNRNRVVGDAIYHCHFYPHFAQGMWAMWRIHDVFEEGTRLAVSQAGNNNFHTQPFALRSGLPASGARALPDGEIVAGTPIPAVVPLPGKALPPMPGKVVVIPKMSGGTLAEGQEPGDDSQTPAAQRVVGSLALVDRSEANRNADGSLKNPGYPFWIGGVESTVGQRPPTPPLDMLDAQTATALKGSGKALWAALDPAQAGGWDGGLPRHGLDGWAAGGEAQVTTSLLDMSKGLERAKPVYFPEEGTEVEQSAMAFHATPSHASFAVLPSGQLLPRDFLTNGGPPVAGAPFFEPCMDDRQKRLTRSAGAGNFNSGERLDAQTFSGASPFSADHPRIYKGANIQFDAVFNKVGYHFPQTRILTLWEDAWPVINKQRPPEPLVMRMNTFDCTMYQHTNLVPSVYELDDYQVRTPTDVIGQHIHLPKWDLTAADGSANGWNYEDGVLSPSTVVERIHAIRRFNACRDDDPREGTGDCPVAKQHPYFGRFNRADWLGARTTMQRWFADPVLNVHNIDRGLGNIFTHDHLGPSTHQQVGMYATVLAEPAGSKWYHAETGEALYNGSGRQDGGPTSWQAVIETGDLNGDNKNDSYREFFLEFSDFQHAYEAGVYVGAGPDGIPDAQAYPATADSFRYAINPPARKTAGNLLESVVEVASGQLLTCPSRPCPQAISASDPGIFVVNYRHEPLGLRIYDPNKVAPDGKRGMQADGLAGDLAYALQNRTDRAIPALNLAPSAITAATGPTGGVTLLPKHINRGDLPGDPFTPTLRTYTGDNVRLRVNAGGHEEEHNLTLHGVKWLHSGSGFGNSSNTGWKASQMVAISEQLGFMAPVAMMSSAASDTGDYLYSMDASLEGYWSGLWGVMRNYSLSRSDLFPLPNNPRPVAARNTVNFNGVCPRVSPNPSGVGNRTTVQRNYEVVAALANDILANPLGLTLGDPAGAGQHVGGPLNSQGGTLVYNPRPVTVPQVTIFDPEDGETFTIGGQSGPLHDPTAILYVRKADLDPVTGKLKPGVPVEPLVLRAAAGDCINITLENRLPLMMPDLPNYAVMQGTVKRDRAAAQGSTTFNNNLMRPSSHIGLHAQLLTYDVSKSDGFNVGSNPVQTVAPRVGNTGAWPSRTYQYYAGHLERAGQPVASQLGRNVDVIEATPIEFGGLNLMPADPIKQPQKGLVAAMSVMPAGATWQEDAASRASATVQAPGASLYRDFIMVWQKSLNMRWANGLPVENMSSEGPGIPNDPKDNSDMAINYKSEPLWYRFARAPNAPFGQAGGNGLGAVTNAHMAYSNALVGGDPVTPILRVKPGQPFRTHVLMPSGGSRGATFQLDGHVWAFNPFQAERVDLWGYPMKDAGIGSVRFGYNPMAMYIGAQESVLPAAHFSFMFPSAGGANAVPGDYLYRDYAAFGNLGGMWGLLRVSDEPASTTAQ; encoded by the coding sequence ATGGCCGAGGCGGCGGTGCAGTGCCAGCGCATCTTGGTGGCCAATGTCGTGGCCATGGACCAGCCGTTGATGTTCAACCGGCTCGGTGCGCATAACCCCAACGGCATGATGTATGCCCTGCGCGGGGATGTAGTAGACACCAATGGGGTGTTGATTACCCAAGGCGGCAGCGCCACACCCGGTCAAGTCACCTTGCGTCCGGACAAACGTCCGCGCCCATTGGTACTGCGGGTTGCTGCCGGGGATTGTTTGACGGTCAACCTGCAGAACCTGCTGGCTTTCCAGGCCAACCCCAATGGCCAGGGCACTGACCACGAGAATGCCGCCAATGGCGAGTTGCATGTCGACGCTCAAGTTGCCGACCGTCATGTGGGTTTCCAAGTCAACGGCTTACAGGCATTTGGATCGATCAACGATATTTCCGCCAACAGCGGCCGCAACGACAACACCTTGCTGGCGCCCGGGCAAAGCCGTAGCTACACCCTCTACGCCGAACGCGAAGGCACGTTCGCGGCGACCAGTTACGGCGCCACCTTCGGTAGCGAGGGCTCTTCGGGCAACGTCGGCAATGGCCTGTTCGCCCAGGTCGTGGTGCTGCCCAAAGGCGGGCAGGCTTATCAAAACACCGTCACCGAAGAAGAGATGCGCTTGGCCACGCGCGGTCGTACACCGGCCGGCCAGCCCATCATCGACTACCAGGCTCGCTACCCGGTGCTTGAACCCTGGATCTCGGAAGGCAAGGCCGGCAAGCCGATCCTGAGCATGGTCGACGGCAGCGAGATCATTGCCAGCAACGCAGACGCCGTGATCATGGGGCCCAATGCCGATGGCAGCTTCCCACCGACAACCTATCCCCTTGAAAGCCAGGGCAAGCGTAACCCCAGCCTGCCCAATCGCCTGGAGCCATTCCGCGATTTCGCTGCGGTGTTCCATGACCAGTCTGCAGTTGTCCAGGCGTTTCCGGGGTTCTGGGGCGACCCTGTGTTCGGCCAGATGCTTGATCCGACCCGCGACGCCTTCATGGTCAACTACGGTTCCGGTGGCATGGGCGCGGAGGTCATCGCCAACCGGGTGGGTGTCGGCCCCATGCATGATTGCTTGTCGTGCGCCTATGAAGAATTCTTCCTCAGCGCACACACCACCGGCGATATCGCGATGCAGGTGGACGTGCCGGCCAACATAGGGCTCGAGTTGCTGGCGCCTGGCCAGGTACCTCCCGCCGACAGTGTCGGTATCAAGGCCAGCATGGCGCTGTATCCGGCCGAGCCTTCCAACGTTGCCCACAGCTACCTGGGCGATGCGGTGAAGGTTCGCAATATCAGCGTGGGTTACGAGCAACACGTTTTTCATCTGCATGGTCACCAGTGGTTGTTCAACCCCAACGATGACAACTCCGACTACATGGATGCACAGGGCGTGGGCCCAGGCTCCGGTTACACCTACGAGATCGCCAATGGTGGGTCCGGCAACCGCAATCGGGTGGTCGGCGATGCGATCTATCACTGCCATTTCTACCCGCATTTCGCCCAGGGCATGTGGGCCATGTGGCGCATCCATGATGTGTTTGAAGAGGGCACGCGGCTGGCGGTAAGCCAGGCGGGCAACAACAATTTCCACACTCAGCCGTTTGCCTTGCGCAGTGGCTTGCCGGCCTCGGGTGCGCGGGCCTTGCCCGATGGCGAGATCGTCGCCGGCACGCCCATTCCGGCGGTCGTACCCCTGCCGGGCAAGGCCTTGCCGCCGATGCCGGGCAAGGTGGTGGTAATTCCCAAAATGAGTGGTGGAACGCTGGCCGAAGGCCAAGAGCCGGGTGACGATAGCCAAACGCCGGCTGCGCAGCGAGTCGTCGGTTCGCTGGCCCTGGTCGATCGCAGTGAAGCCAACCGCAACGCCGATGGCAGCCTGAAAAATCCCGGCTACCCGTTCTGGATCGGCGGCGTTGAAAGCACCGTCGGCCAGCGGCCACCGACGCCGCCGCTGGACATGCTCGATGCGCAAACGGCCACGGCCTTGAAGGGCAGCGGCAAGGCGCTGTGGGCGGCGTTGGATCCGGCCCAGGCCGGTGGTTGGGATGGCGGCCTGCCACGGCATGGCCTGGACGGCTGGGCGGCGGGCGGCGAGGCGCAGGTGACCACCAGCCTGCTGGACATGAGCAAGGGCCTGGAGCGCGCCAAGCCGGTGTATTTCCCCGAGGAGGGCACCGAGGTCGAACAGTCGGCCATGGCCTTCCACGCCACGCCATCACATGCCAGCTTCGCCGTGCTGCCCAGTGGCCAACTGCTGCCGCGCGACTTCCTCACCAACGGCGGGCCTCCCGTGGCGGGTGCGCCGTTTTTCGAGCCGTGCATGGACGACCGGCAAAAACGCCTGACCCGCAGTGCCGGAGCCGGCAATTTCAACAGTGGTGAGCGTCTCGACGCCCAGACGTTCAGCGGTGCCTCGCCGTTCAGCGCCGATCATCCGCGCATTTACAAAGGCGCCAATATCCAGTTCGACGCGGTGTTCAACAAGGTCGGCTATCACTTCCCGCAAACCCGCATCCTCACCCTGTGGGAGGATGCATGGCCGGTGATCAACAAGCAGCGCCCACCTGAGCCGTTGGTGATGCGCATGAACACCTTCGACTGCACCATGTACCAGCACACCAACCTGGTGCCTTCCGTCTACGAACTCGACGATTACCAGGTGCGTACGCCCACCGACGTCATAGGCCAGCACATCCACTTGCCCAAGTGGGACCTGACTGCCGCCGATGGCTCGGCCAATGGATGGAACTACGAGGATGGCGTGCTCTCGCCGTCTACCGTGGTCGAGCGCATCCACGCCATTCGCCGGTTCAACGCTTGCCGGGACGACGACCCACGCGAAGGTACCGGGGACTGTCCCGTGGCCAAACAGCACCCTTACTTCGGGCGATTCAATCGCGCCGACTGGCTGGGTGCGCGCACCACGATGCAACGCTGGTTCGCCGACCCTGTGCTGAACGTGCACAACATCGATCGCGGCCTGGGCAATATCTTTACCCATGACCACCTTGGCCCTTCGACCCATCAGCAAGTGGGCATGTACGCCACCGTGCTTGCCGAGCCTGCCGGTTCCAAGTGGTACCACGCCGAAACCGGCGAAGCCTTGTATAACGGCAGCGGGCGCCAGGACGGCGGGCCAACTTCCTGGCAAGCCGTGATCGAGACCGGTGATCTTAACGGTGACAACAAGAACGACAGTTACCGCGAGTTCTTCCTCGAGTTCAGCGACTTCCAGCACGCCTATGAGGCCGGTGTCTACGTCGGCGCGGGCCCCGATGGTATTCCCGATGCGCAAGCCTACCCGGCCACCGCAGACAGCTTCCGCTACGCCATCAACCCGCCAGCGCGCAAGACCGCCGGCAACCTGCTGGAGTCTGTCGTGGAAGTTGCCAGCGGCCAGTTGCTGACGTGTCCGTCGCGGCCGTGCCCGCAAGCGATCTCGGCGTCGGACCCGGGCATATTCGTCGTCAACTACCGCCATGAACCCCTGGGCTTGCGCATCTACGACCCCAACAAGGTCGCGCCAGACGGCAAGCGTGGCATGCAGGCCGATGGTTTGGCCGGTGACCTGGCCTATGCCCTGCAAAACCGCACCGACCGGGCGATCCCTGCACTCAACCTGGCCCCCAGCGCGATCACCGCCGCTACCGGCCCCACCGGCGGGGTCACGCTATTGCCCAAGCACATCAACCGGGGGGACTTACCGGGCGATCCGTTCACGCCGACGTTACGCACCTATACCGGCGACAACGTGCGCCTGCGGGTCAATGCCGGCGGCCATGAAGAGGAGCACAACCTGACGTTGCATGGGGTGAAATGGCTGCACTCGGGCAGCGGCTTCGGCAACAGCTCCAACACCGGCTGGAAGGCATCGCAAATGGTGGCGATTTCCGAGCAACTGGGCTTCATGGCCCCTGTCGCGATGATGTCCAGTGCCGCCAGCGATACCGGCGATTACCTGTATTCCATGGATGCCTCCCTGGAGGGCTACTGGAGTGGCCTGTGGGGCGTCATGCGCAACTACTCGTTGAGTCGCAGTGACCTGTTCCCGCTACCCAACAACCCCAGGCCGGTGGCCGCGCGCAACACGGTCAATTTCAATGGCGTATGCCCGCGCGTCAGCCCTAATCCAAGTGGGGTCGGCAACCGGACGACGGTGCAGCGTAACTATGAGGTCGTTGCAGCGCTGGCCAACGATATCCTCGCCAACCCGTTGGGTCTGACCCTTGGCGATCCGGCAGGTGCCGGCCAGCATGTCGGCGGCCCGCTGAACTCGCAGGGCGGCACCCTGGTGTACAACCCGAGGCCGGTAACTGTGCCGCAGGTGACGATCTTCGACCCTGAAGATGGCGAGACATTCACCATTGGCGGGCAGTCCGGCCCATTGCACGACCCGACTGCCATCTTGTATGTGCGCAAGGCTGATCTGGACCCGGTCACCGGCAAGCTCAAACCCGGGGTGCCCGTCGAGCCGCTGGTACTGCGCGCCGCCGCCGGCGATTGCATCAACATCACCCTGGAGAATCGCCTGCCCTTGATGATGCCGGACCTGCCGAACTACGCGGTGATGCAAGGCACGGTCAAGCGTGACCGTGCCGCTGCGCAAGGCTCGACCACCTTCAACAACAACCTGATGCGCCCCTCCAGCCACATTGGCCTGCACGCCCAGTTGCTGACCTACGACGTGAGCAAGTCGGATGGTTTCAACGTCGGCAGCAACCCGGTCCAGACGGTGGCACCACGGGTAGGCAATACGGGGGCTTGGCCAAGCCGGACCTATCAGTACTACGCCGGGCACCTGGAGCGCGCCGGTCAGCCGGTGGCGTCTCAATTGGGGCGCAACGTCGACGTGATCGAGGCGACCCCCATCGAGTTCGGTGGCCTCAACCTGATGCCGGCCGACCCGATCAAGCAACCGCAAAAAGGCCTGGTGGCGGCCATGTCGGTGATGCCGGCGGGTGCCACCTGGCAGGAGGATGCCGCTTCCAGGGCGTCGGCTACGGTGCAGGCGCCGGGCGCGAGCCTGTATCGCGACTTCATCATGGTCTGGCAGAAGTCCCTGAACATGCGTTGGGCCAACGGCTTGCCGGTGGAGAACATGTCGTCCGAAGGGCCGGGCATTCCCAACGACCCGAAAGACAACTCGGACATGGCCATCAACTACAAGAGCGAGCCCCTGTGGTACCGATTCGCCCGAGCGCCTAACGCGCCGTTCGGCCAGGCGGGTGGCAATGGCCTGGGCGCAGTCACGAACGCCCACATGGCCTACAGCAATGCCCTGGTCGGTGGTGACCCGGTAACGCCGATACTGCGCGTCAAGCCGGGGCAGCCGTTCCGCACCCACGTGCTGATGCCTTCGGGAGGGAGCCGTGGAGCGACCTTCCAGCTCGACGGGCATGTCTGGGCGTTCAACCCGTTTCAGGCTGAAAGGGTGGACCTCTGGGGCTACCCGATGAAAGACGCGGGTATCGGTTCGGTTCGATTCGGCTACAACCCCATGGCCATGTACATCGGCGCCCAGGAAAGCGTACTGCCAGCAGCGCATTTCAGCTTCATGTTCCCCAGTGCCGGTGGTGCCAACGCGGTACCTGGCGATTACCTGTACCGGGACTATGCGGCCTTCGGCAATCTGGGCGGCATGTGGGGGCTGTTGCGGGTCAGTGACGAGCCTGCGTCAACCACCGCGCAATGA